The Leadbetterella byssophila DSM 17132 DNA window CTCTTATTCCTGATTTTAGTAGGAATAACGCAGATAGAATTAAAAAACTTAACTACCCCTACCACCAGTTTAAAGAAAGTGAAAATGGCCTTGAGCCAATCTTCCTTGTGGTTATTCGCAATTTGCATCTTTCTTTATGTAATGATGGAACAAGGAATAATGACTTGGTTACCTACATATAATGAGAGAGTCCTTCATCTCAATTCCCACATGGCCATACATCTGGCGCTTTTGCTTAGCTTAGCATTGGCTTTGGGAAGATATCTGGTAGCTTATCCTTTACAGAAAATTCCTAGCGTACTAATGCTATATCTATCTGTCATTGGTTGTGCTGTCATGCTTTTCTTCAGTAAGCAAACTGCTTATGCCTTCCCATTAATTGGAATCTTCCTGGCTCCCATATACCCTCTCCTAAATAACGGTATATTAAAAAACACCTCTGAAAGCGACCAAGCCACCTTAGCCTCCCTACTGGTTTTCTTTTCTGCCTTAGGAGGAACAGGAGGGGCCAGATTAGTAGGATATGCCTTCTCAGAAAAGCCAGGATTTGATATCATTCTTATTCCCTTAATTGCCTTCGCTATGGGAATCTTTCTTCTTCACCGTAAATGGAAAAAATAATCTATATTTGAAACAACAATTCAACTCATTATGAACGAACTAACACTAAACTCTGCCGCAAAACAATATCTAAGAGATTCCATCAAATGGGGGAAATTCCTTGCCATTGTAGGGCTTGTCATCACTGGTTTTATCGTTTTAGGAGCCATCTTTGCGGGTACTATCTTAAGCGTCCTTGCAGAAAGATCCACTGAATGGGAAAGTATTCCTTCGGCAGCCATAACCTTTATCTACTTATGCATGGCTGCAGTCTATTTTTTCCCATGCTGGTTCCAATTAAAATCCTCTCAGAAACTGCAAGTTGCCCTAGATCAAAACAACGAGGAGGAGTTAGCGGAGGGATTAAAATACATGAAATATAATTACCAAATCTTTGGGATCATGACTGCCGTGGTTCTGGCTTTCTATGTATTGGTGATCATCTTTGCCATCATCGGTGGAGGTATAGCTGCTGCACTATGACAACATTTTCTAAAATAAGTAGTAAGATTCTTGCTAAGGTTTGCAAAGCACTCGCCTTATATGGCTTAATGACACTTATCCTTCAAATATTATTCTATTATGTGGCCTATCTATTGGCTTTTGCAGCCCATATAGAATTGAATAAAAACATAAGCCCATCAAGCTTTGGCACAAATCTCATATTCTCCATTTTTCTCCTTGTGACATGTAGTTATCTATATTTCTTAGGCGATAAATGGGAAAAGCAATAAGGGAATTTTTTTGTAGGGAAAT harbors:
- a CDS encoding MFS transporter is translated as MTLLFYLLYFVFALLLNSVGILIYKSLELYKISEWEASSLEAYKDIPIAIVSFGAGIFLSRLGYRLSLILSVTLVSLGCLGMYFFPSFQMSKFLFATVGISFAVVKICIYAIFGKSKRHLSSIESVFMLGIAAAYIGFPFFEKALDPFAWTRIYLILAVLLFLILVGITQIELKNLTTPTTSLKKVKMALSQSSLWLFAICIFLYVMMEQGIMTWLPTYNERVLHLNSHMAIHLALLLSLALALGRYLVAYPLQKIPSVLMLYLSVIGCAVMLFFSKQTAYAFPLIGIFLAPIYPLLNNGILKNTSESDQATLASLLVFFSALGGTGGARLVGYAFSEKPGFDIILIPLIAFAMGIFLLHRKWKK
- a CDS encoding DUF5362 family protein, with translation MNELTLNSAAKQYLRDSIKWGKFLAIVGLVITGFIVLGAIFAGTILSVLAERSTEWESIPSAAITFIYLCMAAVYFFPCWFQLKSSQKLQVALDQNNEEELAEGLKYMKYNYQIFGIMTAVVLAFYVLVIIFAIIGGGIAAAL